A genome region from Tolypothrix sp. PCC 7712 includes the following:
- a CDS encoding tetratricopeptide repeat protein, with translation MDATNFFHQGFNKNCQGDYQGAIADYTQAIQLNSDYAEAYYNRGVILINEIKDYHGAIADFSRAVAINPDFAEAYCNRANAHYLLEDYETAIADYCQAVQINPQLAEAYHSRGKADFALGNYETALADFQQAIQINPQLSTYIDVDIANAYHNRGVARCDRGDNEGAIADFNQALQLNPNFAAAYTNRGNVYQILGEYIQATADHDQALQLDPHLAEAYHNRGNARYALTDYPRALADYNRAIELNPKFAGAYYNRGLVYAHLEKYQQAIADLDQAIAFNPDDVQAYYERGLVRSALGDYEGAIADYNQALQENPTLDLVYGLRANVRRRMGDYQEAIQDSTKLLQLNPLLAEGYCDRASARRSLGDYQGAIKDYDWALMFDANLATAYYGRAIVREALQDYQGAINDNTQAIEIAPDFSEAYCNRGNARRQIGDEQGAMADYHQAIKLNRELVEAYYNRASLRYAWEEYEGAVADYTQAIKFNPHSAAFYSDRGNAHYALEDYEAAIADYNQAIAIEPNFAEDWYNRGRSYSLIGDLETALQDLNKALQLQPHWTEAYLVRADIYRNLGHYERAITDFQESAHLYYKEGNTQYYREILNLITELQQ, from the coding sequence ATGGATGCTACAAATTTTTTTCATCAGGGGTTCAACAAGAATTGTCAAGGTGACTATCAAGGCGCGATCGCAGATTATACCCAAGCAATTCAACTTAATTCTGATTATGCAGAAGCCTATTATAACCGGGGAGTGATTCTAATTAATGAAATCAAAGATTATCACGGTGCGATCGCAGATTTTAGTCGGGCTGTGGCAATTAATCCTGATTTTGCCGAAGCTTACTGTAACCGAGCGAACGCCCATTATTTATTAGAAGATTATGAAACGGCGATCGCTGATTATTGCCAGGCTGTACAAATTAATCCGCAGTTGGCAGAAGCTTACCACAGCCGAGGTAAGGCTGACTTTGCTCTGGGAAACTACGAAACAGCATTAGCTGATTTTCAGCAAGCAATTCAAATTAATCCCCAGTTATCTACTTATATAGATGTTGATATTGCTAATGCTTATCATAACCGAGGTGTGGCGCGTTGCGATCGCGGTGATAATGAAGGAGCGATCGCTGATTTTAATCAGGCTTTGCAGCTTAATCCTAATTTCGCCGCCGCCTACACCAATCGCGGTAATGTTTACCAAATTTTAGGCGAGTATATCCAAGCCACTGCCGACCATGACCAAGCCTTACAGCTAGATCCTCATTTAGCGGAAGCTTACCATAATCGTGGTAACGCCCGCTATGCCCTCACAGATTATCCCAGGGCGCTTGCCGATTACAACCGCGCTATCGAACTAAACCCCAAATTTGCCGGAGCCTACTATAATCGGGGTTTAGTTTACGCTCATTTAGAAAAGTATCAACAAGCCATTGCCGATTTAGACCAAGCGATCGCTTTTAATCCCGATGATGTACAAGCTTACTACGAACGGGGTTTAGTCCGTAGCGCCTTGGGAGACTATGAAGGTGCGATCGCAGATTATAATCAAGCCTTACAAGAAAACCCCACCTTAGATTTAGTTTACGGCTTACGCGCCAACGTCCGCCGCCGTATGGGAGACTACCAAGAAGCCATTCAAGATAGCACCAAATTACTACAACTCAACCCCTTATTAGCAGAAGGATATTGCGATCGCGCCTCTGCCCGTCGTAGCCTTGGAGACTATCAAGGGGCGATCAAAGATTATGATTGGGCTTTGATGTTTGATGCCAACTTAGCTACAGCTTACTATGGTCGAGCCATTGTCCGCGAAGCCTTACAAGATTATCAAGGTGCAATTAACGATAACACCCAAGCCATAGAAATTGCCCCCGACTTTTCCGAAGCTTATTGTAATCGAGGCAACGCCCGCCGCCAAATCGGGGATGAACAAGGCGCAATGGCTGATTATCACCAAGCCATCAAACTCAACCGCGAATTAGTCGAAGCTTATTACAACCGCGCTTCCCTGCGTTACGCCTGGGAAGAATATGAAGGTGCAGTGGCCGATTATACCCAAGCTATCAAATTCAATCCCCACTCCGCCGCATTTTATAGCGATCGCGGTAATGCCCACTATGCCCTAGAAGATTATGAAGCAGCCATCGCAGATTATAATCAAGCGATCGCCATTGAGCCTAACTTTGCCGAAGACTGGTATAACAGAGGACGCAGCTATTCCTTAATCGGCGACTTAGAAACCGCACTCCAAGACCTCAACAAAGCCTTACAATTACAACCACATTGGACAGAAGCCTATCTTGTCCGCGCCGATATTTACCGCAACCTGGGACATTACGAACGCGCAATTACCGATTTCCAAGAATCCGCCCATCTATATTATAAGGAAGGAAACACCCAATATTATCGCGAAATTCTCAACTTAATCACCGAATTACAGCAATAA
- a CDS encoding PAS domain S-box protein: MSQPQRTVLIVDDNPEDCELYRQYFFQDREYQYTVVVAELGQTGLQLWQVHQPDVVLLDYRLPDIDGLEFLNQLQAITRQPFLPVIVITGLGNEAIAVQAMQAGAQNYLVKGGITSEEMRLAVNGAIEKLQLRTQLQQRIEKERLITQITQQIYKSLNFQEILQITVHEVRQFLQTDRVIIFQLYSDGSGQVVAESLGEQCQSVLASAIFDPCLAEEYIERYRQGLLNQEPSAVEEYIERYRQELVTATADIDDGTIEPYHRELLAQFQVRANLVVPILHDRYCWGMLITHHCTAPRKWQQLEIDLLQELVTQVSIALRQAEALQQAQTELAERKRAEAILQENTAWLKLAQKATKSGLWDLDLTTGKAKISEEYCTLLRLDPSIREIRGDEWLQWVHPDDRSRISEYVGQMMRERRQYYDTEFRVLHPDGDRWLAGRAQVFYDAAGNAVRKTGNVQDITERKRAEAELRESERRNATLAEAVPVAIFRFDNHHNCIYVNNRWSEITGKPTHTALGLGWIETLHPEDRDRIVRETPLRLQPGKFYQNEGRCLRPDGSIIWFYVQILAETDSNGNVIGQIGSLTDITERKQAEEELRQSEEFNQRMLASSKDCIKVLDLDGRLLYINPGGLCLLEIDDFTPLLHTEWRCFWEGEMRQAAENAIAKAKAGELARFHGYCPTAKGTPKWWDVAVTPIRNPAGQVIQLLCISRDITEYKQAEETIRQSEIRYRYLAEAIPHLVWTCDANGDCDYVNQRLCEYTGLTFEQALGFGWLAAVHPDDMQESQDLWERAIKNSTFYKHEYRFRRNLDGSYRWHLILGLPLKNEQERVVKWFGTCTDIHDQKELEIERDRILQLEQVARNEAEKANRVKDEFLAILSHELRSPLNPILGWTKLLQSRRLDSKKTAEALATIERNAKLQTQLIDDLLDIARILRGKLSLNADTVNLTFVIEAAIDTVRTAAVAKSILIHSKLRNIGQVSGDAVRLQQVMWNLLTNAIKFTPNGGRVDIRLERVDNQAQITVSDTGKGINPDFLPYIFESFRQEDVSITRKYGGLGLGLAIVRHIIEAHGGTVGVDSPGEAQGSTFTVSLPLQNIQPESDRTADLAVDELNLAGIKVLTIDDEADSRDFLTVLLDYYGAEVVTVATSYEFLAALESFQPDVIVSDIGMPEVDGYTLIRQVRSLPSDRGGQIPAIALTAYAGEINQQQALAAGFQKHLSKPIDPDLLVQAVAKLICEQ; the protein is encoded by the coding sequence ATGAGCCAGCCACAGCGCACTGTTTTGATAGTTGATGATAACCCAGAAGATTGTGAGCTGTATCGGCAATATTTTTTCCAGGATCGGGAATACCAATATACTGTTGTGGTAGCAGAATTGGGGCAAACTGGATTACAACTCTGGCAAGTTCATCAACCAGATGTTGTGTTGCTGGATTACCGACTACCAGATATTGATGGCTTGGAATTCCTCAATCAACTGCAAGCAATTACCCGTCAGCCGTTTTTACCTGTAATTGTAATTACAGGGTTGGGGAATGAAGCGATCGCAGTGCAGGCGATGCAAGCAGGGGCGCAAAATTACTTGGTTAAAGGTGGGATTACTTCTGAGGAAATGCGTTTAGCAGTTAATGGGGCAATAGAAAAATTGCAGCTACGCACCCAATTACAACAGCGCATTGAAAAAGAGCGATTAATTACCCAAATTACTCAACAAATCTATAAATCTTTAAACTTCCAAGAGATTCTGCAAATCACAGTCCATGAGGTGCGGCAATTCCTCCAGACGGATCGGGTAATTATTTTTCAGCTGTACTCAGATGGTAGTGGACAAGTAGTTGCAGAATCCCTTGGGGAACAGTGTCAATCTGTGCTGGCTTCTGCTATTTTCGATCCCTGTCTGGCTGAGGAATACATTGAACGCTATCGTCAAGGACTGCTGAACCAAGAACCCAGTGCGGTGGAAGAATATATCGAGCGCTATCGTCAGGAATTAGTGACGGCAACAGCAGATATTGATGATGGTACTATTGAACCATATCATAGGGAACTGCTAGCGCAGTTTCAAGTCCGGGCAAATTTGGTAGTACCAATTTTGCACGATCGCTATTGTTGGGGGATGTTAATTACTCATCACTGTACAGCCCCCCGAAAATGGCAACAGTTAGAAATTGATTTGCTTCAGGAATTGGTAACTCAGGTAAGTATTGCTCTACGCCAGGCGGAAGCTTTACAGCAGGCACAAACTGAACTGGCTGAACGTAAACGCGCCGAGGCAATTTTACAGGAAAATACCGCTTGGTTGAAATTGGCACAAAAAGCCACAAAATCAGGATTATGGGATTTAGATCTAACTACAGGTAAAGCCAAAATCTCGGAAGAATACTGTACGCTGTTGAGGCTTGACCCCAGTATCAGAGAAATTAGGGGTGATGAGTGGTTGCAGTGGGTACATCCTGACGATCGCAGCCGCATCAGCGAGTATGTTGGTCAAATGATGCGCGAGCGACGGCAATATTATGATACAGAGTTCCGCGTCTTGCATCCTGATGGCGATCGCTGGTTGGCTGGGAGAGCGCAAGTATTCTATGATGCAGCTGGCAACGCTGTGCGAAAAACAGGTAATGTGCAAGATATCACAGAACGCAAACGCGCTGAAGCCGAACTGCGAGAAAGTGAACGCCGCAATGCCACTTTAGCAGAAGCAGTACCAGTAGCCATTTTTCGCTTTGATAATCATCATAACTGTATTTATGTCAACAATCGCTGGTCGGAAATTACAGGTAAACCAACACATACAGCATTAGGCTTGGGATGGATAGAAACCTTACACCCAGAAGACCGCGATCGCATTGTTAGGGAAACACCGCTAAGATTACAGCCAGGAAAATTTTATCAGAATGAAGGCAGGTGTTTACGCCCAGATGGCAGCATCATTTGGTTTTATGTCCAGATACTAGCGGAAACTGACTCCAATGGTAATGTTATTGGTCAAATAGGCTCTCTCACGGATATTACTGAGCGCAAGCAAGCTGAGGAAGAACTGCGACAGAGTGAAGAGTTTAACCAACGGATGCTAGCCAGCAGTAAAGACTGTATCAAAGTCCTAGACTTAGATGGTAGACTTTTATACATAAATCCCGGCGGTCTCTGTCTGTTAGAAATCGATGACTTCACACCTCTGCTCCACACAGAATGGCGCTGTTTCTGGGAAGGAGAAATGAGGCAAGCAGCAGAAAATGCGATCGCCAAAGCTAAAGCTGGGGAATTAGCCAGATTTCATGGTTATTGCCCCACCGCCAAAGGTACACCGAAATGGTGGGATGTGGCAGTTACACCCATCCGCAATCCCGCCGGGCAAGTAATCCAACTGTTATGTATCTCCCGGGATATAACTGAGTACAAACAAGCCGAAGAAACTATCCGCCAAAGTGAAATCCGTTACCGCTACTTAGCAGAAGCCATTCCCCACCTTGTCTGGACTTGTGATGCCAATGGCGATTGTGATTATGTTAACCAACGATTATGTGAATATACGGGATTAACATTTGAGCAAGCCTTGGGTTTTGGTTGGCTAGCAGCCGTGCATCCAGATGATATGCAAGAGTCGCAAGATTTATGGGAAAGGGCTATCAAAAATAGTACTTTTTATAAACATGAATACCGCTTCCGCAGAAACTTAGATGGTAGCTATCGTTGGCATTTAATTTTGGGCTTACCCCTAAAAAATGAACAAGAACGGGTGGTGAAATGGTTTGGTACCTGTACAGATATTCACGATCAAAAAGAATTGGAAATCGAACGCGATCGCATTTTGCAACTAGAACAAGTCGCCCGCAATGAAGCCGAAAAAGCCAACCGCGTCAAAGATGAATTCTTAGCAATTCTCTCCCATGAATTGCGTTCCCCCCTCAACCCCATCCTCGGTTGGACAAAACTGCTGCAAAGTCGGAGGCTGGATAGCAAAAAAACAGCTGAAGCCTTAGCCACAATTGAACGTAACGCCAAGCTGCAAACTCAACTCATTGATGACTTATTAGATATTGCCAGGATTCTGCGGGGTAAACTCAGCTTAAACGCCGATACCGTCAACTTAACATTTGTGATTGAAGCAGCTATCGATACCGTCAGAACCGCCGCCGTCGCCAAATCAATTCTGATTCATTCAAAATTACGCAACATCGGGCAGGTATCCGGCGATGCTGTCCGCTTGCAGCAAGTTATGTGGAATTTACTGACTAACGCCATCAAATTTACCCCCAACGGCGGAAGGGTAGATATTCGCTTAGAAAGGGTAGATAACCAAGCCCAGATTACCGTTAGCGACACAGGTAAAGGCATCAACCCCGATTTTCTCCCCTACATATTTGAATCTTTCCGCCAAGAAGATGTCTCCATTACCCGTAAATATGGCGGATTGGGCTTAGGGCTAGCAATTGTGCGCCACATCATCGAAGCCCACGGTGGTACAGTAGGCGTTGACAGCCCAGGCGAAGCACAAGGAAGCACCTTCACCGTTAGTTTACCATTACAGAACATTCAACCAGAGAGCGATCGCACCGCAGATTTAGCAGTAGATGAACTTAATCTTGCAGGTATCAAAGTCTTAACCATCGATGATGAAGCAGACAGCCGTGATTTTCTCACCGTCTTGCTAGATTATTACGGCGCAGAAGTCGTCACAGTTGCTACCAGCTACGAATTTTTAGCCGCCCTAGAATCATTCCAGCCAGATGTCATAGTCAGCGACATCGGTATGCCCGAAGTCGATGGTTATACCCTCATCAGACAAGTCCGTTCCCTTCCAAGCGATCGCGGCGGACAAATTCCTGCGATCGCTCTTACAGCTTATGCTGGTGAAATCAATCAACAACAAGCCTTAGCCGCCGGCTTTCAAAAGCACTTATCCAAGCCCATTGACCCAGATTTGTTAGTGCAGGCTGTGGCAAAACTAATTTGTGAGCAATAA
- a CDS encoding RNA recognition motif domain-containing protein: MFKVSGLPVQITKSDLEELFSPYGKIQITETSIVIKIEKDESIAFVALDKEENEKAAINKLDKTQWRNKYILYLDPIRGDDIKIGQPQSKDSRMSDGDGSKVGQPQSNDSATEAGDDRKVGQPQS, translated from the coding sequence ATGTTCAAAGTTAGCGGCTTACCAGTTCAGATTACTAAATCCGATCTAGAAGAGCTTTTTTCGCCCTATGGAAAAATTCAAATAACTGAAACTTCTATTGTTATAAAAATCGAAAAGGATGAGAGTATTGCATTTGTGGCGCTAGACAAAGAGGAAAATGAAAAAGCTGCTATTAACAAACTAGATAAAACACAATGGCGTAATAAGTACATCCTTTATCTTGATCCAATCAGAGGGGATGATATCAAAATTGGTCAGCCTCAAAGCAAGGATAGTAGGATGAGCGATGGCGATGGTAGCAAAGTTGGTCAGCCTCAAAGCAATGATAGTGCGACAGAAGCTGGCGATGACCGCAAAGTTGGTCAGCCTCAAAGCTAG
- a CDS encoding AAA-like domain-containing protein: MTAAPRPSYEYQVGGSLPVDAPTYVRRQADQEFYESLKRGEFCYVLNSRQMGKSSLRVQTMQRLQVEGFACAAIDITAIGTADITPEQWYAGVIDTLVGTFNLYTNFDLETWWTNNGLLSPVQHLSKFIETVLLKENTDNIVIFIDEIDSILSLAFNLDDFFAVIRDCYNRRADQKDYNRLTFALIGVSTPSDLIKDKGRTPFNIGRAIDLTGFQLDEAQPLAQGLEDVGDRTELITAVLDWTGGQPFLTQKVCKLVLQSGLEMGKKVDSNIADWVEQLVRSHMITNWEANDEPTHLKTIRDRILRSKQHGSGRLLGLSQQILQQGEVIADDSPEQVELRLTGLVVRRDGKLRIYNRLYAEVFNQQWCEGELAKLRPYAKELNIWVASERQDESRLLRGQALQDAQTWATDKSLSDLDYQFLAASQKLETRDFKKKLELELAQAEAAQARQKVQGQKQFIGIAIAFSAIITGIAIFAADKWRAAEAGQIKALTTSSSAKYIINRNTFDALIEALRAGKELKQSIWYRNKPELQAQVMEALGNAVYAVRESDRLEGHQDAVQSVSFSPDAKMLATGSYDNTIKLWRWDGSLFKTLAGHTEPVMSVHFSPDGKTIASGSQDGTVRLWNSKGNLIRVIQAHNNLVMSVSFSPDGKTIATASADKTAKLWRLDGQLLSTLSEHQDLVRQVSFSPQGDRMITVSDDKTVKLWSQDGKKLIKTLKSHTGAVVSGDFSPDGRFFATGSVDRTVKLWNQEGELVRTFKHPGQVWSVSFSRDGQTIVSGSQDRTIRLWARDGRLLDTWAGHEGAIPCVAFSPDGKMLVTAGNDGITKLWQVNRSWLTVLVGHQDNVLGAKFSPDGKRIASASSDGTVRIWSRDGKLLSTLTGHKNKINTVSFSPDGKTIASGGDDNKIRLWRVDGQALRTLGEHKDRVMSVSFSPDGLKLASASADGTAKRWSLDGKEPITLIKGSDRVLSVAFSPDGQTIATVGDDKTVNLWSSGGKQLSRWKAHTSKWKAHTSEIWSVGFSPDGKTIITASGDKTIKLWQRDGKLITTLSGHTASVLDASFSPNGKMIASASSDGTIKLWQQDGKLITTLSGHTGSVHTVSFSSDSKWLASAGADKLVLLWDVSDISLKGLVEKGCSQVKDYLKTQANSLEKLCN, encoded by the coding sequence ATGACTGCAGCACCTCGCCCAAGCTACGAATATCAAGTAGGGGGTAGTTTACCAGTTGATGCCCCAACTTATGTACGGCGACAAGCTGATCAAGAATTCTATGAAAGTTTGAAGCGGGGAGAATTCTGTTATGTCCTCAACTCTCGACAGATGGGCAAATCTAGCTTGCGGGTGCAGACAATGCAACGGTTGCAGGTAGAGGGATTTGCCTGTGCTGCCATTGACATTACAGCGATTGGCACCGCAGATATTACCCCAGAGCAGTGGTATGCTGGGGTGATTGATACCCTGGTGGGAACTTTTAATCTTTATACAAACTTTGATTTAGAAACTTGGTGGACTAATAATGGATTGCTTTCACCAGTACAACATTTAAGCAAGTTTATTGAGACCGTATTATTAAAAGAAAATACTGACAATATTGTCATATTTATTGATGAAATTGATAGTATCCTCAGTCTTGCATTCAACCTGGATGACTTTTTTGCAGTCATCCGCGACTGTTATAACCGCCGTGCCGATCAAAAAGACTATAACCGCCTCACCTTTGCGTTAATTGGAGTATCTACGCCCTCAGATTTAATTAAAGACAAAGGGCGGACACCTTTTAATATTGGGCGGGCAATTGATTTGACAGGTTTCCAACTGGATGAAGCGCAACCATTAGCACAGGGATTAGAAGATGTTGGCGATCGCACAGAATTAATCACAGCCGTTTTAGACTGGACAGGAGGACAACCATTTCTTACCCAAAAGGTATGTAAGTTGGTGCTGCAATCTGGTTTAGAGATGGGGAAAAAAGTAGATTCCAACATTGCAGACTGGGTAGAACAGCTAGTGCGATCGCACATGATCACCAACTGGGAAGCAAATGATGAGCCAACCCATTTAAAAACCATCCGCGATCGCATTTTACGCAGTAAGCAACATGGTAGCGGACGATTGTTAGGCTTGTCTCAGCAAATTTTGCAGCAAGGAGAAGTTATAGCGGATGACAGTCCGGAACAGGTTGAACTGCGGCTGACAGGATTGGTGGTGCGGCGTGATGGTAAATTGCGAATTTATAACCGCCTGTATGCAGAGGTATTTAATCAGCAATGGTGTGAGGGTGAACTAGCAAAACTGCGTCCTTATGCCAAAGAATTAAATATTTGGGTAGCTAGTGAACGTCAAGATGAGTCGCGTTTATTGCGAGGACAAGCGCTACAGGATGCTCAAACTTGGGCAACAGATAAAAGTTTAAGCGATTTGGATTATCAATTTTTAGCAGCTAGTCAAAAGTTAGAAACGCGCGACTTTAAGAAAAAATTGGAACTAGAATTAGCACAAGCTGAAGCCGCACAAGCTAGACAAAAAGTTCAAGGGCAAAAGCAATTCATTGGAATTGCGATCGCTTTTTCAGCAATTATCACAGGGATTGCCATCTTTGCAGCCGACAAGTGGAGAGCAGCAGAAGCCGGACAAATCAAAGCACTAACAACATCTTCAAGCGCGAAATACATCATTAATAGAAATACTTTTGATGCCTTAATAGAAGCTTTGAGAGCAGGAAAAGAACTAAAGCAATCTATTTGGTATAGAAATAAACCTGAACTGCAAGCTCAAGTAATGGAAGCACTTGGTAATGCAGTGTATGCTGTCAGAGAGAGCGATCGCTTAGAAGGACATCAAGACGCTGTTCAGAGTGTTAGCTTTAGCCCGGATGCTAAGATGCTTGCTACAGGTAGCTATGATAACACTATAAAGTTGTGGCGATGGGATGGAAGCCTATTCAAAACTTTGGCAGGACATACAGAACCTGTCATGAGCGTCCATTTTAGTCCAGATGGAAAGACGATTGCCTCTGGCAGTCAGGATGGAACAGTCAGGCTTTGGAACAGCAAGGGCAATCTAATACGAGTTATTCAAGCTCACAATAATCTGGTTATGAGTGTCAGTTTTAGCCCAGATGGAAAGACAATTGCTACTGCCAGTGCTGATAAAACTGCAAAACTGTGGCGACTGGATGGTCAATTGCTCTCTACCCTTAGCGAACATCAGGACTTGGTAAGGCAAGTGAGTTTTAGTCCTCAAGGGGATCGGATGATCACGGTCAGTGATGACAAAACAGTAAAGCTCTGGAGCCAAGATGGCAAGAAGCTAATAAAAACTCTCAAAAGTCATACTGGCGCTGTTGTGAGTGGAGATTTTAGTCCTGACGGTCGATTTTTTGCCACTGGTAGTGTAGATAGAACAGTGAAGCTCTGGAATCAAGAGGGTGAGCTTGTAAGGACTTTTAAGCATCCTGGACAGGTATGGAGTGTTAGTTTCAGTCGTGATGGACAAACAATTGTTTCTGGTAGTCAGGATAGAACCATAAGACTTTGGGCGCGAGATGGCAGATTGCTGGACACTTGGGCAGGCCATGAGGGGGCAATTCCCTGTGTAGCTTTTAGCCCAGATGGAAAGATGCTTGTGACTGCTGGTAACGATGGCATCACAAAGCTTTGGCAGGTAAATCGAAGTTGGCTTACTGTTTTGGTTGGACATCAGGACAATGTGCTTGGTGCAAAGTTCAGTCCAGATGGTAAACGGATTGCAAGTGCAAGTTCTGATGGAACTGTGAGGATCTGGAGTCGGGACGGTAAGCTACTCTCTACCCTGACAGGACATAAAAATAAGATCAATACCGTTAGTTTCAGTCCAGATGGAAAAACTATTGCTAGTGGTGGTGATGACAATAAAATAAGGCTTTGGCGTGTAGACGGACAAGCGCTGAGAACACTGGGAGAGCATAAAGATAGGGTTATGTCCGTTAGCTTCAGTCCTGACGGACTAAAACTTGCCTCTGCAAGTGCTGATGGAACTGCGAAACGTTGGAGTTTAGATGGTAAAGAACCTATAACCCTAATAAAAGGCAGTGATAGAGTCTTAAGTGTCGCGTTCAGTCCCGACGGACAAACAATTGCCACTGTTGGTGATGACAAGACCGTAAATTTGTGGAGTTCTGGGGGTAAACAACTCAGTAGATGGAAAGCACATACAAGTAAATGGAAAGCACATACAAGTGAAATTTGGTCTGTTGGTTTTAGTCCAGATGGAAAAACGATTATCACTGCTAGTGGAGACAAAACAATCAAGCTTTGGCAACGGGATGGAAAGTTAATCACCACTTTGAGTGGACACACAGCTTCGGTTCTTGATGCCAGCTTTAGCCCCAATGGAAAAATGATCGCCTCAGCTAGTAGCGATGGGACGATCAAACTTTGGCAACAGGATGGAAAGTTAATCACTACTCTGAGTGGACATACAGGTTCGGTGCATACTGTGAGTTTTAGTAGCGATAGCAAATGGTTGGCTTCTGCTGGTGCAGATAAACTTGTTTTGCTATGGGATGTGTCAGATATTAGTTTGAAGGGGTTGGTGGAAAAAGGATGCAGCCAGGTCAAAGATTATTTGAAGACTCAAGCAAATAGTTTAGAAAAATTATGTAATTGA